From Phormidium ambiguum IAM M-71, a single genomic window includes:
- a CDS encoding PAS domain-containing protein → MKRDATGKLISNGKKETKQQFSVTLTSTAWRLLDRAASKRGISPSEAIEHFARSLENEECFDCNKQGANELIATQETESKVITILESITDAFVAFDRNWRYTYVNQAAAKILDKKPEELIGKHVWHEVFPELVGGIAYQEMYRAVAEQIPVSWEEFGEPIQCWVEVNVYPSADGIAVYFRDVTERKQAEAERERLLQELEMERTRFEAVLRQMPAGVLIADAATGKLVLANEQAKQIVRYDYKELLELEEYVPVTPFAAFRLDGSIYAPEEYPLPRSLLQGEVVSNEEMILEQNDGKHIFINVNSAPILDRQNQIVAAVAIFQDVTQRKQAEAILREQTEALENQQKWLQTVLDLMPTPTVFIEPETAKVTFANRIANELAGGDLPKNKSLDEYPDAYCCTDTNGNRIPTERMPAVLIARGEKLENYEVNWHTPGGIRSTLCWGELLPAMYGHPATGIAMFQDVTKLKQAEAAIQEANNKVTNILESITDAFFALDRQWRFTYVNKRFEEISHRSSASLIGQCIWEVYPEAVGSVFYEEYHRAIAEQVSVIIEAPGPDRLDRWYEALAYPSVDGLSVYFRDISDRKQLQLERDRLLEREQAARRQAESERKRLRDILMEVPAMFAVLSGPEHRFELANPTFLKVSRRSEDIIGKTSREAFPETEGQGYFEIQDRVYQTGQVIRGEEFLSHWDTNGDGNLTEGFFNLVFLPLRNIEGRIDSVLIHGIEVTAQVKARQQVEALLEQLQQKERQQQFLLELNDAIRSIEDPKEIMWRVVCATGEHFKVTRCTYGEIDPTQEYVIVDRDYCNGVISIVGSHHMNSFGPQIINELKKGKTIVVDNVDTDPRTVGSVSTAFDAIQTKSLVCVPLVKAGRFEALFVLHHISPRQWTEEEVVLMERIAEKTWLAVERARAEEELRQSRTRLQLALIVGRMGTWDWDMQTNTVTWSDGQFTIMGLQPNECEPSYELWTKSVHPDDLAETEIALQTAMQEKTEFHHEYRTLWADGSLHWTEARGHYTYNIYGKPTRMIGVLIDITERKQVEQEREQLLERERIARTQAEAAQNQLKTIFETSPVGMAWLDSEKRYVAINEALAEINGLTREEHLGHSIAEIFGQCDRQIVKLFDQIYRTGNSFISPSLAINLPRRDDRQPGYYNVYYLPTKNSNHQVKDVLTYVLDVTERVRLELAQRFLAEASAVLASSLDYQTTLERVAKLAVPELADWCTVHIVEEDGAIEQIAVAHKDPAKLEWAQQIRHKYPLDREEPRGTALTLRTGESDLIADIPDEMLVQAARDPEHLEILRQVGFKSVMTVPLRTQERILGVISFISAESGRSYNSTDLQLAEELAYRASLAIENAQLYRGAQRERAKAEAANRVKDEFLAVLSHELRSPLNPILGWTKILRTKHLAPEKVEQALETIERNAKLQAQLIEDLLDVSRILQGKITLNVARVNLAATIEAALETVKLAAEAKNIQIQIVLNPLTGEVLGDTNRLQQVIWNLLSNAVKFTPAGGQIEVRLEQVGTMAQIQVKDTGKGITKEFLPYVFDYFRQEDGTTTRKFGGLGLGLAIVRHFVELHGGTVKADSRGANLGATFTVQLPIHIIDARGVKTENTILDTQESALSTRLAGIQVLVVDDDADMRALAEFILTQAGAEVTTAASAAQALTCLNQCIPDLLVCDIGMPEMDGYSLIRHIRKWPPAAGGNIPAIALTAYAGEINQQQAIAAGFQIHLAKPVEPEQLVKGILQVVRQNL, encoded by the coding sequence ATGAAGCGCGATGCCACAGGTAAGTTGATTAGTAATGGGAAAAAAGAAACAAAACAACAATTTAGCGTAACTCTTACCAGTACAGCGTGGCGCTTACTCGATCGAGCAGCAAGCAAGCGAGGAATTTCTCCTTCGGAAGCGATCGAACACTTTGCCCGTAGTTTAGAAAATGAAGAATGTTTCGATTGTAACAAACAGGGAGCAAATGAGCTTATAGCGACACAAGAAACTGAGTCCAAGGTAATAACAATCCTAGAAAGTATTACCGATGCTTTTGTTGCTTTCGATCGCAATTGGCGCTACACATACGTGAATCAAGCAGCAGCAAAAATTCTGGATAAAAAACCGGAAGAACTGATCGGAAAGCACGTTTGGCACGAAGTTTTTCCCGAATTGGTAGGTGGGATAGCATATCAGGAAATGTATCGTGCGGTAGCCGAACAAATTCCTGTTTCTTGGGAAGAATTTGGCGAACCCATTCAGTGTTGGGTAGAAGTGAATGTCTATCCATCTGCTGATGGTATAGCAGTTTATTTCCGCGATGTGACAGAGCGCAAGCAAGCTGAGGCAGAACGGGAAAGATTGCTGCAAGAACTGGAAATGGAACGGACTCGGTTTGAAGCTGTTTTGCGACAGATGCCAGCAGGCGTGTTGATTGCTGATGCTGCAACTGGCAAACTGGTTTTGGCGAACGAACAAGCCAAACAAATTGTGAGGTACGACTACAAAGAATTGCTTGAGCTTGAGGAATATGTGCCTGTTACTCCATTCGCAGCTTTTCGCCTGGATGGAAGTATTTATGCGCCTGAAGAATATCCGCTACCGCGATCGCTTTTGCAGGGCGAAGTTGTATCTAACGAAGAAATGATCTTAGAGCAAAATGATGGCAAACACATCTTTATCAATGTAAATTCCGCACCAATTCTCGATCGCCAAAATCAAATTGTCGCAGCTGTTGCCATCTTCCAAGATGTTACCCAACGCAAGCAAGCTGAAGCTATTTTACGAGAGCAAACCGAGGCATTAGAAAACCAACAAAAATGGTTACAAACTGTCTTGGATTTGATGCCAACGCCAACAGTATTTATTGAACCGGAAACAGCAAAAGTTACCTTTGCTAATCGCATCGCCAATGAATTAGCAGGCGGCGACTTACCGAAAAACAAATCTCTCGATGAGTATCCCGATGCCTACTGCTGCACTGATACTAATGGCAATCGCATTCCCACAGAAAGAATGCCTGCGGTACTTATAGCGCGGGGAGAAAAATTGGAAAATTATGAGGTGAACTGGCATACTCCTGGTGGCATTCGCTCAACTCTTTGCTGGGGAGAACTGTTACCAGCTATGTACGGGCATCCTGCTACTGGGATTGCGATGTTTCAAGATGTTACCAAACTCAAACAGGCAGAAGCGGCGATACAAGAAGCTAATAATAAAGTAACTAATATTCTCGAAAGTATTACCGATGCCTTTTTTGCCCTCGATCGTCAGTGGCGATTTACTTATGTCAATAAACGGTTTGAGGAGATTTCACACCGTTCGTCTGCATCTTTAATCGGACAATGTATTTGGGAAGTATATCCAGAAGCAGTAGGTTCCGTATTTTACGAAGAGTATCATCGAGCCATTGCAGAGCAAGTTTCAGTAATTATAGAAGCGCCGGGACCTGATAGGTTGGATCGTTGGTATGAAGCATTAGCTTATCCCTCAGTCGATGGACTATCAGTTTACTTTCGAGATATTAGCGATCGCAAACAACTCCAATTAGAACGCGATCGTCTTTTAGAAAGAGAACAAGCCGCACGACGACAAGCAGAAAGCGAACGCAAACGATTGAGAGATATTCTCATGGAAGTTCCAGCCATGTTTGCGGTTTTATCGGGGCCAGAACATCGATTTGAATTAGCTAACCCTACGTTTCTCAAGGTATCTCGACGTTCCGAAGATATCATTGGTAAAACATCACGAGAAGCATTTCCTGAAACGGAAGGTCAGGGATATTTTGAGATTCAAGACCGCGTTTATCAAACCGGACAAGTGATTCGAGGCGAGGAATTTTTATCTCACTGGGATACGAATGGAGATGGCAATTTAACTGAAGGATTTTTCAACCTGGTTTTTCTGCCACTTAGAAATATCGAAGGTCGCATTGATAGCGTTCTCATTCATGGAATAGAAGTCACTGCACAGGTAAAAGCGCGTCAACAAGTAGAAGCCCTACTCGAACAACTTCAGCAAAAAGAAAGACAACAGCAATTTCTCTTGGAATTAAATGATGCGATTCGTTCTATTGAAGACCCCAAGGAAATTATGTGGCGGGTAGTTTGCGCTACAGGAGAACACTTCAAGGTTACTCGCTGTACTTATGGTGAAATTGACCCAACACAGGAATATGTGATTGTCGATCGTGATTATTGCAATGGTGTAATCAGCATAGTTGGCTCGCACCACATGAATTCTTTTGGCCCTCAAATTATTAACGAACTAAAAAAGGGTAAAACCATTGTCGTTGATAATGTCGATACCGATCCTCGCACAGTCGGATCGGTATCGACTGCTTTCGATGCAATTCAGACCAAATCTCTTGTGTGCGTTCCCTTAGTAAAAGCAGGAAGATTTGAGGCGCTATTTGTCTTGCACCATATTTCCCCCCGACAGTGGACGGAAGAAGAGGTGGTGCTGATGGAGCGAATAGCCGAAAAAACTTGGTTAGCAGTAGAAAGAGCGCGAGCCGAAGAGGAATTGCGACAAAGCAGAACTAGACTGCAACTGGCGTTGATAGTCGGACGCATGGGAACCTGGGACTGGGATATGCAAACCAATACAGTCACTTGGTCAGATGGTCAGTTCACCATCATGGGACTTCAACCAAACGAGTGCGAACCCAGCTACGAACTTTGGACTAAAAGCGTTCATCCAGACGACTTAGCAGAAACAGAAATAGCACTGCAAACAGCCATGCAGGAGAAAACGGAGTTTCACCACGAATATCGCACGCTTTGGGCAGATGGCTCCCTTCATTGGACAGAAGCGAGAGGACATTACACTTATAATATCTATGGAAAACCGACGCGCATGATTGGCGTTTTGATTGACATTACAGAACGCAAGCAAGTCGAACAAGAACGGGAACAATTGTTAGAAAGAGAACGTATTGCTCGGACGCAAGCCGAAGCTGCACAAAACCAATTGAAAACTATTTTTGAAACCTCTCCGGTAGGAATGGCATGGTTAGATTCCGAAAAACGATATGTTGCTATTAATGAAGCATTAGCCGAAATTAATGGATTAACCCGCGAAGAACATTTAGGGCATTCAATTGCAGAAATTTTCGGTCAATGCGATCGGCAAATAGTGAAACTTTTTGATCAAATTTACCGCACAGGAAATTCTTTTATTTCACCGAGTTTGGCTATTAACCTTCCTAGACGCGACGATCGCCAACCTGGTTATTACAACGTTTATTATCTGCCAACCAAGAACTCCAACCATCAAGTAAAAGACGTTTTAACGTATGTTTTAGACGTAACGGAGCGAGTACGTTTAGAGCTTGCCCAACGCTTTCTTGCCGAAGCAAGTGCAGTCTTGGCTTCTTCACTCGATTATCAAACTACCCTGGAGCGAGTGGCAAAACTGGCTGTACCTGAGTTAGCAGATTGGTGTACCGTTCATATTGTGGAAGAAGATGGCGCGATCGAACAAATTGCCGTAGCTCACAAAGACCCAGCTAAACTGGAATGGGCCCAACAAATCCGACATAAATATCCTCTCGATCGGGAAGAGCCTCGCGGCACTGCTTTGACATTGCGAACGGGAGAATCGGATTTAATCGCGGATATTCCAGATGAAATGCTCGTGCAAGCAGCCCGCGACCCAGAACATTTAGAAATATTGCGACAAGTTGGGTTCAAATCGGTAATGACAGTGCCACTGCGAACCCAAGAGCGAATTTTAGGGGTAATTTCGTTTATTTCCGCCGAATCTGGACGAAGCTATAATTCAACTGATTTGCAATTAGCTGAGGAACTGGCATACCGCGCTTCTTTAGCGATCGAAAACGCACAACTCTATCGAGGAGCGCAACGCGAGCGAGCTAAAGCCGAAGCCGCCAACCGAGTCAAAGACGAATTTCTAGCTGTACTATCTCACGAATTGCGATCGCCTCTGAATCCGATTTTGGGCTGGACGAAAATACTGCGAACTAAGCACCTCGCTCCAGAAAAAGTCGAACAAGCTTTAGAAACGATCGAACGTAATGCCAAACTACAAGCACAATTAATAGAGGATTTATTAGATGTCTCGCGCATCCTCCAAGGGAAAATCACATTAAACGTCGCCAGAGTAAACTTAGCCGCCACCATTGAAGCAGCACTGGAAACCGTAAAACTGGCAGCAGAAGCGAAAAATATTCAAATTCAAATCGTGCTCAATCCCCTGACAGGAGAGGTTTTAGGCGATACTAACCGCCTACAGCAAGTTATTTGGAACCTCCTCTCCAATGCAGTTAAGTTCACCCCAGCGGGCGGACAAATTGAGGTGCGCTTGGAACAAGTTGGTACAATGGCTCAAATTCAAGTTAAGGATACGGGAAAAGGCATCACAAAAGAGTTTTTACCTTATGTGTTTGACTACTTCCGCCAAGAAGATGGTACGACGACGCGAAAATTTGGTGGACTGGGATTAGGATTAGCGATCGTGCGTCATTTTGTCGAATTGCATGGCGGAACTGTCAAAGCTGACAGTAGGGGAGCGAATTTAGGCGCTACATTTACCGTTCAATTACCGATACATATAATTGACGCAAGAGGAGTGAAAACTGAAAATACAATACTAGACACTCAGGAATCAGCACTTAGCACTCGCCTAGCAGGTATTCAGGTATTGGTTGTAGATGACGATGCCGATATGCGGGCGTTGGCAGAATTTATCCTGACGCAAGCTGGCGCAGAAGTTACCACCGCTGCTTCCGCCGCACAAGCATTAACTTGCTTGAATCAATGTATTCCCGATCTGTTAGTTTGTGATATTGGAATGCCAGAAATGGATGGTTATTCCCTGATCCGACACATTAGAAAATGGCCCCCCGCAGCGGGAGGAAACATTCCCGCGATCGCTCTAACGGCTTATGCTGGAGAAATCAACCAACAACAAGCTATAGCTGCCGGATTTCAGATCCATCTAGCCAAACCTGTTGAACCCGAACAGTTAGTAAAAGGAATTTTGCAGGTGGTGCGTCAAAATTTATAG
- a CDS encoding tetratricopeptide repeat protein — translation MSQTEAKRLFDEANRLWFGEGCFNKALLLYREALKYDPSNPVILYQLANVLWAFEQFGEVRGLVAKIEQYQDCFSDFGKERFAEEKSRLLAPSPFKTPMPIPACEIELEELDSMGLSHKQWMDIEWPAEERRMFNLAARAEERSFPFVDPDSERERCRLEEQNNRAYYDLKLMIPGTKWN, via the coding sequence ATGAGTCAAACAGAAGCAAAGCGGCTATTTGATGAAGCGAATCGTCTCTGGTTTGGAGAAGGCTGCTTCAACAAAGCACTTCTTCTATATCGAGAAGCTTTGAAGTACGATCCATCCAATCCCGTTATTCTCTATCAGTTAGCTAATGTCCTGTGGGCTTTTGAACAATTTGGCGAAGTGCGAGGCTTGGTTGCCAAAATTGAGCAATATCAAGACTGTTTCAGCGATTTCGGTAAAGAAAGGTTTGCTGAAGAAAAATCTAGACTACTCGCTCCATCACCTTTCAAAACTCCTATGCCAATACCAGCTTGCGAAATTGAATTAGAAGAGCTTGATTCAATGGGTTTATCTCACAAACAATGGATGGACATTGAATGGCCAGCAGAAGAACGCAGAATGTTTAACTTAGCCGCCCGTGCTGAAGAACGAAGCTTTCCGTTTGTCGATCCAGACTCTGAAAGAGAAAGGTGTAGGCTAGAGGAACAAAACAATAGAGCTTATTATGATTTAAAACTAATGATACCGGGAACGAAATGGAATTGA
- a CDS encoding M24 family metallopeptidase — MNQHSEEVAQKLNLIRNALSETEAQGIRLKGTDWFSWATAGASHTVLLTAEIGVAEVLVTQENAWILTNEIEAQRFKDEEIPGNFQFYIYPWADVSQCENFIKEVTNGGKVLSDRPIPHVEKRLPPSLQQHKRVMMPSELERYRQVGRKASEAMTEVLKAANSNWTEYQLAGAGAEALWARGLHPALTLVAGERRLPLYRHATPTGENIGRQAMLVFCARGYGLFANLTRFVVFGGLKDEDANLHRHVREIEAEALNFCQPGTSLNAVYDVLASAYEKHGFPNAIREHHQGGTTGYLSREVIANPTTTDILEANMAMAWNPSLPGAKIEDTFVILKDGRLENLTFDPNWPSIEVAGRLRAVPLEI; from the coding sequence ATGAATCAACACAGCGAAGAAGTCGCCCAAAAATTAAATTTAATCCGCAATGCTTTAAGCGAAACAGAAGCCCAAGGAATTCGCCTTAAAGGAACAGACTGGTTTTCCTGGGCGACTGCTGGCGCTTCCCACACGGTTTTATTAACAGCAGAAATCGGAGTTGCGGAAGTTTTAGTAACTCAAGAAAATGCCTGGATACTAACAAATGAAATTGAAGCCCAACGGTTTAAAGATGAAGAAATTCCCGGTAATTTTCAGTTTTATATCTATCCTTGGGCAGATGTTTCTCAGTGCGAAAATTTTATAAAGGAAGTGACTAATGGAGGGAAGGTGTTGAGCGATCGACCAATTCCCCACGTAGAAAAGCGATTACCCCCATCTTTACAACAGCATAAACGAGTGATGATGCCCAGTGAATTAGAACGTTATCGTCAAGTTGGGCGTAAGGCGAGTGAAGCGATGACGGAAGTGTTAAAAGCTGCTAATTCTAATTGGACAGAATACCAACTTGCGGGTGCGGGTGCAGAAGCTTTATGGGCGAGAGGTTTACATCCTGCTTTAACTTTGGTTGCTGGCGAAAGGCGTTTACCGCTTTATCGTCATGCTACACCAACTGGGGAAAACATTGGGCGACAAGCGATGTTGGTATTTTGCGCTAGGGGTTATGGTTTATTTGCCAATCTTACCCGATTTGTGGTTTTTGGTGGTTTGAAAGATGAAGACGCAAATTTGCATCGTCATGTTAGAGAAATTGAAGCGGAAGCTTTGAATTTTTGTCAACCTGGAACGTCTTTAAATGCGGTTTACGATGTTTTAGCAAGTGCTTATGAAAAGCACGGTTTTCCTAATGCGATTAGAGAACATCATCAAGGGGGAACTACAGGTTATTTATCGAGAGAAGTTATCGCAAATCCAACTACTACTGATATTTTAGAAGCAAATATGGCTATGGCTTGGAATCCCAGTTTACCGGGAGCTAAAATTGAAGATACTTTTGTGATTCTTAAGGATGGAAGGTTGGAAAATCTGACTTTCGATCCGAATTGGCCTAGTATTGAAGTAGCAGGAAGGTTGCGTGCTGTTCCTTTGGAGATTTGA
- a CDS encoding FAD-dependent oxidoreductase, producing the protein MKRSLITIPLTLILLESAVPLALAAPPRQPDKTEECELLIVGGGLSGSAAAYEALLAGRTVCLTEITDWVGGQISSQGTSALDEKATQRRLLFYPRGYLELRKRIEEHYGRLNPGKCWVSESCFFPYDGHKILFDILKDAAKKGKGNLKWFPSTVIKELDISSDGKQIQSAIAIQHQPAKNAPPLNTLPLSRTIEDAYRYENSPQFDKTIVRFVPKKTNKSNQKPRPADWYVIEATETGELIGLADVPYRLGIDPRSYLEPSSSTEKGDKFCTQGFTYTFAMEATEQPQPQIMPSFYPQYEPYYSYELPRLASFNLVFSYRRIFSAKPDQPLPGDYKQYPINPGDISMQNWTWGNDYRPGTAQDNLIYTREQLQESGQLNPGGWMGGLRAETLRKGEENALGFYYWLAKGTTDSQLGNNVKTPYPNLRFISGLDSPMGTAHGLSKYPYMREGRRIIGRPSYGQTDGFTVWEIDISRNNFRQESYSQILSPEEYRRLWATLSGLNAASVISGELSPEQVKPRSRSAIFPDSVGIGFYAIDFHPCMEKSPPEAPGNREREGTRKGQGGTFPFQVPLRAMIPQKIDNMLVAGKSIATSHTAAAAYRVHSFEWSVGAAAGTTADFALKNGVLPYELVDQLPSKEPQLEALQRRLEQNKNPVAFPNTSILNQSWEDWK; encoded by the coding sequence ATGAAGCGATCGCTCATCACAATTCCACTCACATTAATCCTGCTAGAATCAGCTGTACCCTTGGCTCTAGCCGCACCACCGAGACAACCAGACAAAACCGAAGAATGCGAACTTTTGATAGTTGGCGGTGGACTTTCTGGTTCTGCTGCGGCTTACGAAGCCTTACTCGCCGGAAGAACAGTTTGTCTAACCGAAATTACCGACTGGGTAGGCGGACAAATTTCCTCGCAAGGAACCTCCGCACTCGACGAAAAAGCCACCCAACGGCGACTACTGTTTTATCCTCGCGGTTACTTAGAACTTCGCAAACGAATTGAAGAACATTATGGTAGACTCAACCCCGGAAAATGTTGGGTGAGTGAATCTTGTTTTTTCCCTTATGATGGGCACAAAATCCTTTTTGATATTTTAAAAGATGCCGCCAAAAAAGGTAAAGGAAATCTCAAATGGTTCCCTTCAACAGTCATTAAAGAACTCGATATTAGTTCTGATGGTAAACAAATTCAAAGCGCGATCGCCATTCAACACCAACCCGCCAAAAATGCACCACCACTAAACACCCTGCCATTATCGCGCACCATTGAAGACGCTTATCGCTACGAAAATTCGCCCCAATTTGATAAAACGATCGTTCGTTTTGTTCCGAAAAAAACCAACAAATCAAATCAAAAACCTCGTCCGGCTGACTGGTATGTAATAGAAGCCACCGAAACCGGAGAATTAATAGGTTTAGCAGACGTTCCTTACCGTTTGGGAATCGATCCTCGTTCCTATTTAGAACCTTCATCCTCCACAGAAAAAGGCGACAAATTTTGCACCCAAGGCTTCACCTACACCTTTGCAATGGAAGCAACGGAACAGCCACAACCGCAAATAATGCCTTCATTTTATCCCCAATACGAGCCTTATTACAGTTACGAATTACCCCGTTTAGCCAGCTTCAATTTAGTATTTTCTTATCGTCGCATTTTCAGCGCCAAACCAGACCAACCATTACCAGGAGATTACAAACAATACCCCATAAATCCTGGTGATATTTCCATGCAAAACTGGACTTGGGGAAATGATTATCGTCCCGGAACTGCACAAGATAACCTCATTTATACCCGCGAACAATTGCAAGAAAGCGGACAATTAAACCCCGGTGGATGGATGGGAGGACTCCGCGCAGAAACCTTACGCAAAGGCGAAGAAAACGCCCTGGGTTTTTATTATTGGTTAGCCAAAGGAACGACAGATTCCCAATTAGGTAATAACGTCAAAACACCTTATCCAAACTTGCGTTTTATTAGTGGTTTAGACTCACCAATGGGAACCGCACATGGCTTATCCAAATATCCTTATATGCGCGAAGGAAGACGGATAATTGGCAGACCAAGTTACGGACAAACAGATGGTTTTACTGTTTGGGAAATTGACATTTCTCGCAACAATTTCCGCCAAGAATCTTATAGTCAAATCCTTTCCCCAGAAGAGTATCGCCGTTTATGGGCAACTTTATCCGGTTTAAATGCTGCTTCGGTAATTTCTGGTGAATTATCGCCCGAACAAGTGAAACCAAGATCCCGTTCTGCAATTTTTCCTGACTCAGTGGGAATTGGATTTTATGCGATCGACTTTCACCCCTGCATGGAAAAAAGTCCCCCAGAAGCACCCGGAAACAGAGAACGAGAAGGTACCAGAAAAGGACAAGGCGGAACCTTTCCCTTTCAAGTTCCTTTAAGAGCAATGATTCCCCAAAAAATCGACAATATGTTAGTAGCAGGAAAAAGCATCGCCACCAGTCACACAGCAGCAGCAGCTTATCGCGTCCATTCCTTTGAATGGTCAGTCGGTGCAGCCGCAGGAACTACTGCCGACTTTGCTTTAAAAAATGGCGTTCTTCCCTACGAATTAGTAGATCAACTACCATCAAAAGAACCACAATTAGAAGCATTACAACGCCGTTTAGAACAAAACAAAAACCCCGTTGCTTTCCCCAATACTTCGATTTTGAATCAATCTTGGGAAGATTGGAAATAA
- a CDS encoding DUF2103 domain-containing protein, whose protein sequence is MNNSPGGRLVLTHSTHIPGLIAVLERLCKYNGIQTITPAVIGRAKGHSPRLQLKVSVPILGGFKLIARQGKTFQEVFIITSCQKDELEAAIFQAMK, encoded by the coding sequence ATGAATAATTCCCCTGGCGGTAGGTTAGTTCTCACTCATTCAACGCACATTCCCGGCTTAATTGCCGTTTTGGAACGTCTTTGCAAATATAATGGCATTCAAACAATTACTCCGGCAGTAATTGGCAGAGCTAAAGGACATTCCCCGCGCTTGCAATTAAAAGTTTCCGTACCAATCCTCGGTGGATTCAAATTAATAGCCCGCCAGGGTAAAACTTTTCAAGAGGTTTTTATTATTACTAGCTGCCAAAAAGATGAATTAGAAGCAGCAATTTTTCAAGCCATGAAATAA
- a CDS encoding YncE family protein: MIQQVVSLPDILSQAKQGDTQAIATLINQALSTAAITAIVNPEGSCLQITLLSQQPLERDFWVRFVREGMKRLECQSFKSVQVVGQQIHKVSPNWIQEFKLDTAQPPIVVLPEKEFKIPLLWLVTGVIGFLLIFSSFIVKNQLENREITPAKQPTPQVQPTTIVTAKPTPKISPKPVVKVVNKPVKKVPPAKPSTAPMYLKKTITGRITPKSIVHSGNGLFFAQNMMYSHTITVYNREHKLVKTIPDRVNLAKFGLTNFKGDYNGAPVEVSFSHDGKYAWVSNYQMYGAGFNNPGSDRCHPSQRKDNSFLYRINTEKLQIEKVIPVGSVPKFVATSPDNRFVVVSNWCSWDLSIIDTEKNQEIKRVKIGAYPRGIVVDRRSDKAYIAVMGSTDIAQVDLQDYSVNWLRNIGRSPRHLNLDRTGRYLYVSLNSEGRIAKIDLSKPKVLSRVYTGAAPRSMVLSDDGQMLYVVNYSNNTVSKVRTQDMKVLQTVRVGASPIGITYDAKNREVWVACYSGQIMVFQD, encoded by the coding sequence GTGATTCAGCAAGTAGTAAGTCTGCCAGACATTTTATCTCAAGCAAAACAAGGCGATACCCAAGCTATTGCTACCCTGATAAATCAAGCTTTATCCACAGCAGCAATTACAGCTATAGTCAATCCTGAAGGTAGTTGTTTACAAATTACATTACTATCTCAGCAACCATTAGAACGAGATTTCTGGGTTCGGTTTGTTAGAGAAGGAATGAAGCGACTTGAATGCCAAAGTTTTAAATCTGTGCAAGTTGTTGGGCAACAAATTCACAAAGTATCACCTAATTGGATACAGGAATTTAAATTAGATACTGCTCAACCTCCAATAGTAGTTTTACCAGAAAAGGAATTTAAAATTCCTTTGTTGTGGTTAGTTACTGGAGTGATAGGATTTCTATTAATTTTTAGCAGTTTTATTGTCAAGAATCAACTAGAAAACCGAGAAATAACTCCAGCTAAACAGCCCACACCTCAAGTACAACCTACCACAATTGTTACGGCTAAACCCACACCAAAGATTAGCCCAAAACCAGTTGTCAAAGTAGTCAACAAACCTGTAAAAAAAGTGCCTCCAGCTAAACCTAGCACCGCGCCGATGTATTTGAAAAAAACCATTACTGGCAGGATTACGCCGAAATCAATTGTGCATTCGGGAAATGGGTTATTTTTTGCTCAAAATATGATGTACAGCCATACAATTACTGTGTATAACCGCGAGCATAAATTAGTAAAAACGATTCCCGATCGCGTAAATTTAGCTAAGTTTGGTTTGACTAATTTTAAAGGTGATTATAATGGCGCACCTGTAGAAGTTAGTTTTTCCCATGATGGCAAATATGCTTGGGTTTCTAATTATCAAATGTATGGTGCAGGGTTTAATAATCCGGGAAGCGATCGCTGTCATCCTTCCCAAAGAAAAGATAATAGTTTCTTGTATCGCATTAATACCGAAAAACTACAAATTGAAAAAGTAATTCCTGTAGGTTCAGTTCCGAAGTTCGTCGCTACTTCTCCCGATAACCGTTTTGTAGTAGTTAGTAATTGGTGTAGTTGGGATTTAAGTATTATTGATACGGAAAAAAATCAAGAAATTAAACGAGTTAAAATCGGCGCTTATCCGCGAGGAATAGTTGTCGATCGCAGATCTGACAAAGCTTATATTGCTGTCATGGGATCTACAGATATTGCTCAAGTAGACTTACAAGATTACTCAGTTAATTGGTTGCGAAATATTGGTCGATCGCCACGTCATTTAAATCTCGATCGAACCGGAAGATATCTCTACGTTTCTTTAAATAGTGAAGGGAGAATCGCCAAAATTGATTTATCAAAGCCTAAAGTCCTCTCCAGAGTTTACACAGGCGCAGCACCTCGCAGCATGGTTTTATCAGATGATGGTCAAATGCTTTATGTCGTTAATTACAGCAACAATACTGTAAGTAAAGTTCGCACCCAAGATATGAAAGTTTTACAAACAGTTAGAGTAGGCGCTAGTCCCATTGGTATTACTTACGATGCAAAGAACAGAGAAGTTTGGGTTGCTTGTTATTCAGGACAAATCATGGTCTTTCAAGATTAG